GAATATAGACATACTACATACATAGTGTTTtactaaataaaactttattacttTGTATATTTCTATGATTAGTGGACTGAGCGGGAAAACAAGATGAGAAAGATAAAGGAATTGGGGTGAACTGAGAAGAACAGAGAACCACTCGGTCAATCATATTCATCATGGGGTTAAGTTGTAATAGCAAAGTTTCCATGAGGGTTTTGCAACACTTGGGAACAAATTCAATTCAGAGTGAAGGGGCTGATGAGCCTAGCTAACCCTACCATACCTTAGAGTCTCCTCTCCAAACGTTAATCACCTTCCATGAACCATTTTAATCTCCCCTGTACTCTGTCCAAATCAACCTGAGACTCTTCTGCTTATTTTACAATTTAAGCACTGGGAATGATCAGAATTGTAAAAAGGATGTCATTTACAAGAGATTCAGCAAAATGATCATCAAATGATCTCACTGATGTCAGTGAAGGTCATTTACTTTACTCTCATTGTCTCACAGGTCAGCTTTAATTTATGTCATACACCTAATATGTTTTGCCAACTGCATCTCCCCATAGAAATACACTGATGTCATTGTAGGGAAGTCCCATAAGCATTTGATGGAAAAGTTTAACTTTTCATTGTAAGGAACATAATTATTGACATGGTCCTATTAGCagttccccttttttttctttctttttaatcccaAATGTTTCTGAGATCAAAATTTATATTCTGAAGCTCTATGAGACATaaccccaaaaacaaaagcaaagtgaTGGTATAAAACGCGTCTCAGAGCAATCAGGTAAAAgtagtatttaatttatttttattttgaataaagaaagtattcgaatttattttttcttttaatattagcatccataattatttatttatctgaatttttagcatttttctattgctttcaGATTTCAACTTCGCAACTATCTTGCTCTCTTCACACCTGAAGACTATGGCAAATGAGATTTAAACTCAATTCATACTGAGTGTTTCTTGATAATAaggtaaattttcaaaatatacaggTAAGAACACAGCTTAGCTCTGTGAAATAATTTAGGCAGGTACATTGAAATTTAATTCTAACattgcttatttttcaaatggCTTTTGTTTAATGTTCTAATACCAGAAAATGTTCAGCCTgtgcttttattttgatattttgattagGGAAATATAAGCCAATTTGTCCATAGAATTTCCATAATTAGACACAGTGGCCAATATATCCCAATGGATCCCTAAGTAATGATAAAAGACAGCCTTGGTCCGAAAACAAAATTTGTTCTCAAAAATCCTATTAAGttttaaggtttttctttatctgagtgttacaaaactaaaagatacagGCAAACGTAATGTTATCAACTTTTAAACTACTGTGGCATACTTCAGAAAATTGTAATTGTAAGTTTCTTAGAAAACAGGTAAATAGTAGAGAGGTTAATTCAGATAAGAGAATGATTCATAAAATTTTTTCAGTGATGAATTTTGTTTAATTGCCTTTGTAGGCTATTCTTCAAAATAGCAGACTCCATTTGCAGATCCCAGTGGGTCACTGAGGATCAGCAGTAGTACACTGACAAGTTCACACATCTCAGGCCTTTGGAATGAAGCTAGGACTGGAATCCTACTGCTCCTTTTCTATAGTATGAAACAACTCGTATAAGAAGTAGAAGCCATAGCTATGCTCAAAGGTCTACAATTCTAGTAAGGAAACTGTGcatcatatatgaaaaaaatagccTTGTAGATTATACAGAAGCAACCTTAGAGGGTGGTGGGTATACGGGATACACTGGAGGTTGCAGGAAGTGAAAATCAGTGTGGTCTGGagcatttaattaaaactttattaagtAGCATTATATGTAAACTGTGCAttgcataaagaaagaaaggacttaGAAATCTGGGCAAAAATGGACAGGAATTATGGCATAAGAAAGTTAGTTCTTATGGAAATGGATGTAATAccagaaaaaggaatgagagagatgataatataaagatatttacTTCCTTGGATATccaaagaaattttctttaaagataaaagtactcttctcttttttttttaagatttatttatttattcatgagacacacacacacacacacacacacacacacacacacacatacagagaggcacagacacaggcagagagagaaacaggctccatgcagagaaccggaagtgggactccatcctgggtttccaggatcacaccctgggtttaagatagcgctaaatcgctgagccacctgggatcccCAAAAGTCATCTTCTTAATTCTTAGTGATTTTCATACAATTCCTAAGATATAAAGTTAAATTATCTGTCATATTCTATTTTCAAGCATTCACTCTAATGGGAGAGcatatgaaatcttttttacTCAGCTAAAAAAATGCGTATAtatgaaaattgattttaaattccttttaaggATCTTTGTTGCAAAAAAACCGatgttgatattattttttaaataatttgtttatttaatttattgatcaACAATGAAACAAATATGGATACCCTAGATCTGTACACTCTTCATGCAGGAATTCATAATGACAAAACTTGTCCACTGTAAGCATTCTTCTTGGAAATCAAAAAAATTCATGGGAATGCTGATTTCCAGAGTTGAGGTTATGatgctgacattttattttattttattttttttgaagctgACATTTTAGAGGAATGAGTATCCCCTAGATATTTGTGTGCCTGTGTCCAGAGACAGTAAGAGAGGATTGAAGAACTCCTCTCTTTGCTGtagaaagaaaatttggaaggaaaactATACATACCCTGAATTAGACTCTTGTATCTCCAGAATTCCTATCTCCACAGAGAACGTGGATATGACTGAGGATAATTACTCCTTGACAACTGAATTTATTCTCATAGGATTTACAGATCACCCAAAGTTGAAGACCGTTCTGTTTGTGGTGTTTCTCACTATCTATCTGGTGACCATGGTGGGGAATCTGGGCCTGGTGGCATTGATCCTTATGGAGCGTCGCCTTCACACACCCATGTACATCTTTCTGGGCAACCTGGCTCTAATGGATTCCTGTTGTGCCTGTGCCATTACCCCCAAGATGTTAGAGAATTTCTTTTCGAAGGACAGAATGATTTCCCTCTATGAATGCAtggcacaattttattttctgtgcctTGCTGAAACTGCAGACTGCTTTCTCCTGGCAGcaatggcctatgaccgctatgtggccatctgcagcCCACTGCAGTACCACACCCTGATGTCGAAGAAGCTCTGCCTTCAGATGACCGCAGGGGCCTACATAGCAGGAAACCTGCATTCCATGATTCATATAGTGTTTCTCTTTCGTTTAACTTTCTGTAGGTCTCATCAGATTAATCACTTTTTTTGTGATGTTCTTCCATTATTCAAACTCTCCTGTGTTGACCCTTATATCAATGAATTgttgatatttatcttttctggtTCAGTTCAAGTCTTCTCTATTATCATAGTCATAATCTCTTATCTCTGCATCCTTTTcatgattttcaaaatgaaatccaAAGAGGGAAGAGGCAAAGCCTTATCTACTTGTGcatctcactttctctctgtctcaatgtTCTATGGTTCTCTTCTCTTTGTGTACGTTCGACCAAATTCAGTTAAAGAGGAGGATAAAGATATACCTGTTGCTATTTTTTATACTCTAGTAATCCCTTTATTAAACCCTTTTATTTATAGTCTAAGAAATAAGGAAGTAATAAAtgccatgaaaagaaatataaagaaaattttataacatttaaaagaaatatcatcCCCTGTGGAAATCTAACTTAAATTTGagaaaactgttttctaaatGGGGTAATATTGAGAAAGCAGAAAATGACCACATTGTACATGAAAGTATTCAATTACTAAAACATGATAGTATAGGAGTCAAATAAAGATGTTCAGATAGGAAACATTCTGTtacaatttatttcaaaatctaagCTTCTAGCTCCCAGCAAGAATGTACTAAATCATTATTTTTGAGGTCACATACTGTGTCACACTGAAAACAACTTATCTATTAAGTAATTGTTTCAAATTGTAGTGAGGTACTATTCTCAACAAATACAACAAATACTAGGActagaagatattatatataaagatcaCTTCTATTTAATATTGCTGACAAGTTTCCCAAAACCAAAGTATAATCATACCAACTCTGGCACTTTTGAAATTCTCAGGAATTAATCACTTCCTATACCACATCTGTGAGAAGTAGAGTGAATATACTTGATTAATTATCTTTGAATTGATTCAAGGGAATATACCTGATTGTTAATTCACACAGAATGTCTATGCTCAAATCAAGAATACTTTCATacttaaaagtagaaattttattacatatattttacaaaaaatattgaaaacaagaaaagaatactaataaaaatatataataaaaaagactattttcatCTTGACTGTTAGTCAATTTTATTCTCAATTTCTCTGAAAAAGTGCATCTCTCTACTGGTGATTTATCCATCTATAGTTGAAATAGATGGTATTTATTCTGAAATCCATTCGGGCtttgaaattttcatatattctgaCTAGGCATCCTTCATAAATGGAGGGTAATCCTGAATACATTAAACTAAATGAAGGggtttttttctctgatattacTTGTTTCTTATAGGAAATCCACCAATGTGCATGCAAACTACTGCTATACTCTCAGCATTAACAAAACACTCTAGCATGCTGTAAGGCATAAGTGAGCCACAAAATAGGGGAAATTCTAAATAACTAAACAAAACTATGTATTGATCACTTATATAtgcaaatgggaaagaaaaaattaattactgaGAACATGTATGTTATTTGGTAGGCACAGAGCTGACCCTTCACAACGATTACCTACCAATTGGTTAGACATgatttttcatgctttttctcAGTGAAAATCCTACTTTGAAACACTGAGTAGATTCCTCGAGTTCATTCAGGTGACTCAGTTAGAGTTAGAATTTGTATTAGTGCTGCTTGAGAGTTCAGAAAATAGAGATCCTTGTAGCCTGGGGTACTTAGTCCTTATGCAGCATCAGATTAAGATGTgccttaaaaatgatttttaaaaaattatgttagtAGGAAAAAGAGAATGATTATGACCACAGTCAAAGTTTATGGAAATAAGTATGGCACTGGGAACAGGGGTGAAGCAGGTGAACCATGGACAGAGTCAaaatagcagcaatggccacgatagccaaactgtggaaggagcctcggtgtccaacgaaagatgaatggataaagaagatgtggtttatgtatacaatggaatattactcagctattagaaatgacaaatacccaccatttgcttcaacgtggatggaactggagggtattatgctgagtgaagtaagtcagtcggagaaggacaaacattatatgttctcattcatgtggggaatataaataatagtgaaagggaatataagggaagggagaagaaatgtgtgggaaatatcagaaagggagacagaatgtaaagactgctaactctgggaaacgaactaggggtggtagaaggggaggagggtggggggtgggagtgaatgggtgacgggcactgggagttattctgtatgttagtaaattgaacaccaataaaaaataaattaaaaaaaaaaagctgacaccACTATTGTTAAGAGCTGTTGCCAAATATGGGAAATACGGATGGAACCCATCTGGTTACTGAGAATCTTAAATGCCACCCTAAGGAATCTGAATGTATCTCAGAGACATCAGAAACCAAATTCTTCCTAGACCTGGGTGattgtatttttcagaaaactaaTTTGGCAATTAATTGGAATGAAGCTGGAAGCAATGAGGCTAACTTCAAGAATTCATATCTTAGATGATGAAATTGAAACTGGAGGATGAAAGGAGAGGTGTGCACTGATACAAgcaacattttaaagacaaaaatactaaATTGTAACTATTAGATAATAAAAAGAAGGCCTATCTTCGTCCTGTGAGTGCCAACCTAGTCATGACTGATTTCCTACCACTAATACTTCAAAAGGAACCTGACACATCGGGCCATTCCCTAACCATTTCcgttaaaatattttgatataattatttaGCTTATCGTATGATAGATTTGTTATATTTACTTTGGAATGGgtccataaataatttttaatttcttggttttaatttctaACTGTATATACTCTTAGACATAACTCACAGAAAGAAAGCTCTTGAGAGTCCTAAACACATTTTCTTGTAAATCTAAAAGAATCCAGATGCTGGATTTAGATGAATGTTGTCCTTTGTATAACTCTCACTTTAGtggatatttttactttttgactcATAGGCACGGATCCCACTCCCTTTTCCAGGGGGAGcacaaattttgttatgtatttctGCACCACCCTCTTTCAACCCTAGCAACACTGAAGCCTAAAAGGTCCTTTAAGGGAAGAATATGTGACTTATTTGGGGCCAGTGCGACTAAAGAAGTGATTTTGTGGAAATTTCTGggatatatatttcctttattttaaaagagatccAACAAAAGAGGTAGTCTTTCTTCATATGAAAGTCATGCTGTATGGACATAAAATCTGGCACAGTCTACTTCCATTTCACCATCAAGAGAGAATCGAGCCTGGAGACGAAGTCAACACACAAAGGAGGGCATAGCTGAGGGAATCACAGAGAAACAGACCCAGCGTCACTGTAATCAACCAGCCTTTCTGGTTCTAGAATCCAACAGCTCTTCTTACTGTTAAGcttatgtggaaaaaaatgcttttattgcaACTGAATAAATATTATCTGATTCATGTCTCTTGACTCATCTGTCttttgatactttattttaaatcaattctCAGCATTTTAGCTTACGCATACTGTTTCAACAGATTCCATTTAATCCTTCACACatccattacatttttaaattttatttctggattttaatTTCCTATACCCCACTGAAAAAATGGAGAACAAAGAGGTTTCATAATTTGTCCATAAAATAATTAAGGTGGAGCTCAGGGATCAAATCTAGGCATCAAATACAAAATTTACATTCTTACACACTAAACGATATGATATGCAACATAGAGAAATGAAAGTAGCAAGAGAGGAAAACTTTCAAGAAACTAAGCTGTAAAGTGGGCAGAGAGAGGGCAGGGTCAAGAAAAATGTGAATCGATGACGATTTCCTCCAGATTTATTATGAAAACTTTCAAATCTAGAGAAATGTGGAGAGAATGCCCATgactttttttaaaccaagattAAGTGTTAACATTTCACCATATTTGCCCAATAATTCACCTGcgaaagtgtatatatatatatttgatccatgtatgtatatatgtatacgtacttatttatttgagagagatttatttatttatttgagagagagagagcaggcacaaGCCAGTGGAAGGGGTGGTaaatggggaagagcagagggataCAGAGAAGAAGGTTCCCgtttgagcaaggagcctgaggcatGTGTGGCTTGATCCGGGACCcaaagttcatgacctgagctgaaggcagatgcttaaccaactgagccacccagacagcccctCATATAATTATCATCATAAAGATATTTAACATCATCTACtatgatatttatattaaaattttccccaaattgtcCTTGATATTAATTTATTCTTACAGCAAGAATTCAATTAATAGTCACTATTCAGTTTATTACTATCATTCTTTAATCTCCTCTAATTTAGAAGAAACTTCTTGCCTTTTTCcttatatgatatttaaaattattaattatttgtatCAGACATCATGTAAAATATTCCACCATCTATTTTCctgatattttctcatgattagatttaaattaaattgttcaGCAATCACAGCTGTGGTGTTTTCCTCCTCCCAACATGAGACCTATAATATCAAATGGTCTTAACTGGCAGCATTCACTGATTACCTCATTAAGGTGGTACCATCAACATTTTCTATGGGAAAGATATTTCCTTCGTATAAAAGAATCTAATCTGGAGAGTGATACATTGACACCGTGTGAATATCCAGTTCCCTAACAATTTTTCAACAGTTTTAGCATCCAATGACAATTATTTGAATCAATTATTGTAACTGGATACAGAAAACTGGGGACTGTTTTCCCCAAACTGCTCTCTGGTTCATTCTGAGAAATAAGAACCTTAACTCAAAGacttttaatgcatttaaataattttttttcaaacagttttGGATTTACAGTAAATAAAAAGACAGCATGGAGAATTCCCATATGATGACccatttttccatattattaatACCTTACACCCGTGTAGTACCAATGACATAATgaatgagccaatattgatacattatgaTGAAGTGTAATTCATACTTTACTCATATTTCCATAGTTTAATCTAGCATCCTTCTGTCCAGAATCCCATTTAGCATATCACTTTATATTTAGTCATCACCTCTCTTTAGGCCCCTCTCACGTATCTCTGATGGTTTCTGAgacattctttgtttttgatgtcttTGGAAAGTGTTGAAGAATCAtttgattttcaacaaatgaaacattaatattcatattttcagttttcatattaTAATGGTTTTATGGGGTgtaatctattattttcttcctaacaTGAAATGCTTACTTTTTTTCTGGATCAGTAATGACAGTTGATTCTGTTTAGCAGAGGTAAGGGTACAACTTACTAACATATGACTTTGGGAAGAGTCTTCCCTCTTGATATACTGATATACTATTCCTTTAATACATGGCTTATCTTTGAAAGGTAGATTTAATTATGTTTCTGACCTGAGATTTACCTTTGTCTCTGTAGCAACTTGTTTGtcatatcaaaaaacaaaacaccaaatcTGAGAGGAAGGTGGGCAAGGAAGAAGTCTGTGGAGAATGCTCTCAGGCACAATAATTACTGACGGAGTGAAGGAAGTAAGATTGGGTCAGAAGGCTGAGCTGACCATAGCTACAACAAAGACCTTAGCCAATCTGGTGGAGAAGTGGAGATTGGGGTTGTCCCTTTGAAATTCCCAAGCCTAAGACTGGGACCTGGTATTTATACTGTCCATGGAACAGTCATTGCATATGGGTTAACTCCAAAGTACAAACATGAGCTTCATAAGACAATTAACTTTATATGAGCCTACTTCTGAAGGCATTCATGTAAGAAATATCAGCTACTGGCATTCTTACTGTGGGGATCTTGGCTGTGAACCAAACATCCATCACTGGCCACCATTTGTACTACTTAAACCTACTCATTTTTTATAAGAACCTCTAGGGAGAGCCCCACCAGGATTTGGTTCTTTTCTTGTGCTGGAGAATCTTACAAGATGAAGGTGAAGAGGACACCTGCAGATCCATGGTTACAGTTAATCACAGGACCCCACTAAGGtctaatttctcctttctttgattCCCACCAACTTCTCCTAATCCCTCTACTAGCTGAGGTGACAAACAGAGGGAGATGATCCAGATTCATGCCCATGAAATCTGACGGTATCACCACCATGACCTTTTCAGTCCCGGtgcttgtatttttctatttactgtTGAACAAGGGAGTACAAACCAATGCCTACGGACCACCTGAATGCCAAACATATTTTTGCTGCTCCCATGCATAATAGCAGCCCTAACTCCTCCTGATGACAGTCAATGGCCCTTGTAATCCTTCTGGATTCCTTTCCTTGTTGGTTTCTCGGAAAGAGAATCTAAAGTGACTGGCTGGCAGCTGGACCTTTCTGTACAATGGGATCCCGGTTACATCCTCTGGCAAGAACATATCTGCACTGAGTATCAGGACCTCTAAACACACAGCACTCAGGGATGTGGGAACAAGATTGCAACCTCCCCAGGCAGATCACACGAGAATTCCTGGATTGAGATATTCAATCTACCAAAGGCATGGATCCATATTGTGGCCACTGAGTTCCTAGCTAGAGTGCAACCTGGAGGACAGAGGCCTGATATTGTAATTGTACCTTCGAAAGGCATTTTATCAACTGATTAAGCCAGCAGTGTCCAGGTGGTAGGAATAGAGCCAGGGTGTCAATCACTGCCCAGCACCACACCGCCCTTACTGCAAACTAGATTTCTTGGTCTAGTGCAACGTTATGCACCATTTCACCAGACTCAGAGAAGAATTCTCCTGAATACTTACGTGTTGGAATGATGACCCATGTCTGGATCATGATGATTCCAGTGAAGATGAATCTCTGCCCCCTTCAGAAAATAAGAGGCACATAGCAGCAAACGTGCCACCCAGCGGCTGACTCCAGGGATGCTGTCCTACTGGGAGCTTCAAAGTGTCTCTGTGTTTGGCAAGTTAGATCCTGGCACACACAGCAGCTGGACTGGCCTTGATAGCTGCAGCCTATGCCATTTGACATACGCATGCCTCGATCCTAGGCTCTCTAGCACTTCCTTCATTAGCCCAATCTACCAGTGCTGGGTGGCAGATGAACCAAATTGGTTGCCCTCAGCTGGCTGTCATTCTGTGTTCTTGGTGCTTTAGTGTATTTTCCATGGCAGATTCTCTCTGGTATAACTGTGCATATATTAGGAAGAACTCCACACTTCCTATCTATTCCAGTAGATCCATTCAGATGCCTTTTCCTTGGAACATCTGTTCACTGACCTTTTAATCTGTCCCCTCTAGGCTCTTGACCACTATCCAAGCTGTTCTCCTGTCTTAGGATTCTGCATATTCTCACCTTGGATCACTTCTCTTCTGTACAATGGATATAGTCAACCAGTCTACTGCTGTAAGGGAGGATTTCCCCTTATGGTTGTCTTTTAAGGTGCCCTGGATGGAGGGATACTCTAGCAGCACTATACCCTGGCTGGCCTCAACATACCAAGCAAATGTAGGaccagcctgtcctttgaagtcTGACACGTGACATGAGGGCACGAGGTCAGTGCAGTGCTGGAGGAGGACACAGAGGTCTAGGTTGTCTGCTTGTGCAGCCCATTGTATTCTCACGCTCTGCTCATTCCTGATCCTTGGATGTGCTTCTCTCATCTTCTAATGAATTACTCCTGGGCGTATTCAAACTTATACCTGTTAGTCTGACAAATTCCACCTCACGAAGGCAATTTTTGCCTCTTGGTGCCTTGGTGTGCCAAAGTTAGAAGCTCTTCCTCTAGCAGGGAAgttatttttgaagactttataaTACAGAAATTTTGCTTGAAACCAGGAGGGTATATGTTATGATTGTGCTATGAGAGTTATCCATAAACTTCCCACTAGCTTCATGTCTC
The genomic region above belongs to Canis lupus dingo isolate Sandy chromosome 33, ASM325472v2, whole genome shotgun sequence and contains:
- the LOC112641349 gene encoding olfactory receptor 5K3-like, encoding MTEDNYSLTTEFILIGFTDHPKLKTVLFVVFLTIYLVTMVGNLGLVALILMERRLHTPMYIFLGNLALMDSCCACAITPKMLENFFSKDRMISLYECMAQFYFLCLAETADCFLLAAMAYDRYVAICSPLQYHTLMSKKLCLQMTAGAYIAGNLHSMIHIVFLFRLTFCRSHQINHFFCDVLPLFKLSCVDPYINELLIFIFSGSVQVFSIIIVIISYLCILFMIFKMKSKEGRGKALSTCASHFLSVSMFYGSLLFVYVRPNSVKEEDKDIPVAIFYTLVIPLLNPFIYSLRNKEVINAMKRNIKKIL